The Apis mellifera strain DH4 linkage group LG8, Amel_HAv3.1, whole genome shotgun sequence genome contains a region encoding:
- the LOC552721 gene encoding CD63 antigen — MVSGGMACIKYLTFLFNLIFAITGIIFIAVGTVILVVYSGYNNFMDSWFFAAPILIIIVGVIVFIVSFFGCCGAVKENHCMIITFSVLLLLIFALELGAGIAGYMMRGDVHAMVENRLNITMEEYTTNDDIHRSWDIMQHDLQCCGIIGATDWAHVGFSDNIVPNSCCKEVPEGNKCDSNSIHIHSNGCMNNLQSAIEHNALILGGVGIGIAVIQLIGVIFACCLARSIRREYETVETAAH, encoded by the exons atggtGTCCGGTGGAATGGCTTGCATCAAATACCTGACGTTTCTTTTCAACCTAATATTCGCA ATAActggaattatatttattgctgTTGGTACTGTGATTCTAGTAGTTTACAGTggctataataattttatggatAGCTGGTTCTTTGCAGCaccaatattgataattatagtaggtgttattgtatttattgtatcATTCTTTGGTTGTTGTGGTGCAGTCAAAGAAAATCATTGTATGATAATAACG ttttctGTATTACTACTCTTAATCTTTGCACTTGAACTTGGTGCTGGGATTGCTGGATATATGATGCGTGGAGATGTACATGCAATGGtagaaaatcgattaaatattactatGGAAGAATATACAACCAATGATGATATTCATAGGTCTTGGGATATTATGCAACATGat tTACAATGTTGTGGAATAATTGGTGCAACAGACTGGGCTCATGTTGGATTCTCAGACAATATTGTACCAAATTCTTGCTGTAAAGAAGTACCAGAAGGAAATAAATgtgattcaaattcaattcataTACATTCGAATGGTTGTATGAACAATCTTCAATCTGCTATTGAACATAATGCTTTGATTTTGGGTGGAGTAGGCATCGGTATTGCTGTTATTCag ttaaTTGGTGTAATCTTTGCATGTTGTCTGGCACGTTCAATTCGCCGTGAATATGAAACTGT CGAGACTGCAGCGCACTGA